Proteins from a genomic interval of Oncorhynchus kisutch isolate 150728-3 linkage group LG28, Okis_V2, whole genome shotgun sequence:
- the LOC109872943 gene encoding RNA-binding protein 4B-like yields MESTDKNNAIKLFVGNLALDTSQEDLTQLFGPYGQVVTCSLLRQFAFIHLQGDGAADRAIRELNGREFRGRNLVVEESRGRPLNSTKVFVGNLSAMCSAEDLQELFQTFGKVLECDKVKARLSSSAGYAFVHMERKEDALQAIEALHGTTFKGRPLSVELSNVQPSKPTTATAKVPVMSHYATESPSINPHMEHHQSQAAVLAAAVAAAAGLPLQVQQSLHNSVYNTTSFDPTYAALKGMTAASATDGTPVSPAVYGALASQVYGSVADQVYDSIANQASAYQSSATPDAAGYSNQYDSAAGEASSAQAAGNPAYGGASAFYNGSSTYGSTGGADPTAQAIFEAARARFFQQGQQVLAEQQAGTKSGDRDRSPVRRSAPLLPDPVPQPFPQPRPKRRALLPTPPGRPEDPAAADGDPIARCYAEYYQQVQQYQQYQQYQQQYQQYQYGYPPPAPTQMPPTMPTHQMPVQAPPQKEAPPPGPATYAPARVYEPPSSHKEPLLRRPDYSHLHMPEPPYR; encoded by the exons ATGGAGTCGACAGATAAGAACAATGCTATAAAGCTCTTTGTGGGGAACCTGGCGTTGGATACCTCTCAGGAGGACCTGACACAGCTCTTTGGTCCATACGGACAGGTGGTCACCTGTAGTTTACTCAGGCAGTTTGCCTTCATCCACCTTCAGGGAGATGGTGCTGCTGATCGAGCCATAAGAGAACTGAATGGACGGGAGTTCCGAGGCCGCAACCTAGTGGTTGAAGAGTCCCGCGGGCGGCCCCTGAACTCCACCAAGGTGTTTGTTGGGAACCTTAGTGCCATGTGTTCTGCTGAGGACCTACAAGAGCTCTTTCAGACCTTTGGGAAAGTTCTGGAGTGTGATAAGGTCAAAG CGAGGCTCTCTTCCTCGGCGGGCTATGCCTTTGTGCACATGGAGCGGAAGGAGGATGCGCTGCAGGCTATCGAGGCCCTCCATGGTACCACCTTCAAAGGCCGACCCCTCTCTGTGGAGCTCTCCAATGTGCAGCCCAGTAAACCCACCACGGCTACAGCCAAGGTCCCCGTTATGAGTCACTATGCCACTGAAAGCCCCTCCATCAACCCTCATATGGAGCACCACCAGAGTCAGGCTGCTGTACTGGCTGCTGCCGTTGCTGCAGCTGCAGGTCTGCCTCTTCAGGTGCAGCAGAGCTTGCACAACTCTGTCTACAACACAACAAGCTTTGATCCCACCTACGCTGCGCTAAAGGGCATGACGGCAGCCAGCGCCACAGATGGTACTCCAGTGAGCCCTGCAGTCTACGGTGCCCTCGCCAGCCAGGTGTACGGCTCTGTAGCGGATCAGGTATATGACTCTATAGCCAACCAGGCCTCCGCCTATCAGAGTTCAGCGACACCAGACGCAGCAGGTTACAGTAACCAGTACGACAGCGCAGCTGGGGAGGCATCGTCAGCCCAGGCAGCTGGTAACCCGGCCTACGGCGGGGCCTCTGCTTTCTACAACGGTAGCTCCACCTATGGCTCCACGGGGGGTGCAGACCCCACTGCCCAGGCCATCTTTGAGGCAGCACGGGCCCGCTTCTTCCAGCAGGGCCAGCAGGTTCTAGCTGAGCAGCAGGCGGGGACTAAGTCAGGGGACCGGGACCGCAGCCCAGTGCGGCGCTCCGCCCCTCTGCTGCCTGACCCCGTGCCCCAGCCCTTTCCCCAGCCACGCCCCAAACGCCGTGCCCTCCTCCCAACACCACCCGGCCGACCAGAGGACCCTGCGGCTGCTGACGGAGACCCCATTGCCAG ATGCTATGCAGAGTACTATCAGCAGGTCCAGCAGTACCAACAGTACCAGCAGTACCAACAACAGTACCAACAGTACCAGTATGGCTACCCACCACCAGCCCCGACCCAGATGCCCCCCACGATGCCCACCCATCAGATGCCCGTGCAGGCCCCACCCCAGAAGGAGGCCCCACCCCCAGGGCCTGCCACCTACGCCCCAGCTAGAGTGTATGAGCCACCTTCATCACACAAGGAGCCCCTCCTCCGCCGCCCTGACTACTCCCACCTCCACATGCCAGAGCCCCCCTACCGATAA